GAGGAAAAAACCTTTACTGCGTGCTCCTGCAGCGTGGGTTTTACCAGGTGAAAAGCGTCGCCCATTTTCAGCCCCAGGGCCTTGGCTTCGTCGGAGCGCGAAATCAGGCAGCCATCGTTGTTGCTGAGCACCACCACGGGCACGCCCTCGTAGCGCGGCTGAAACACCCGCTCGCACGACACATAAAAGTTGTTGCAGTCGACCAGGGCAAACATAGCGGTAGCTACCTAGGCGCGGCGGCGCAGGTTATTCACCTGCCCGAGCACGCGGCTGCGCTTTTCGCGGAAGGCATGGATTACGTGCGTCACCACCCCAAACACAATCAGCTCGCTGCCTTCGTGGAGGCGGATGATGGGGTAGCGCGGGTTTTCGGGCTCGAGCCAGGTTTGGGTGCCCTCGCGGCGCAGGCGCTTCACGGTATGCTCGCCATCGAGCACGGCCACCACAATGCAGCCATCGGCCGGCTCCAAAGCGCGGTCGACGGCGATGATGTCGTTGTGGCGAATGCCGGCGCCGTTCATGGAGTCGCCGGTTACGCGGGCCAGAAACGTAGAGGCCGGATGCGCAAACAACAGCTCGTGCAGGTTGAGCGGGGCGTCGAGGTGGTCGTCGGCCGGCGAGGGAAAGCCCGCCGGCACCACGCAGGCAAAGAGCGGCAGCGTAAGGCCGGCCCAATCGGTGCTAATAGAAAATGGCGTAATGCGCGTCATAGAACGAGCCGACCCCCACTTAGCCGTTGGCCGGCGCTGCTATTTACTAAATTTTTTAGCATATAGTTTTCAAACTGCGTCAGATTAGTTCCCGAGGAGTAAACTTTTTGATTCTGATGCGGCCGCCACAGCCAGGCATAATCATATTATTTACGCGATTAATGCCCTGATTTCACCAATTTTTCTTACCTAATATTTTTAGTTTATGCTGAATATCCTTATTTTTGGATATGCGCAGAACGAAGAAGACACAGCTTCCTACTCCTACTCCCGTACAGCAATACGCCCGCTGCATCGACGCCGCACGTCGGCCCGAAGACCACATCGGCGACTGGCCCGAGCGCGGCGCGGTGTACCCGGTAGAGTACCGGCTGAATGCCCGTACCAAAGAGCCGCAGGTGCACGTGCTTGGCTTCTATGCCGAGCAGCCCTACGGCGCATTCGCTACCCGCCGCTTCGAGCCCGTAGCGGAGGTGTGGCTGAATTAGCCAACCCGTTTCTGTTCCATCGTCGGCCGCCTTTGTGCGGCCGTTTTTTTTGCGGTGGGCTGATGCCGCCATACGGCGTTGCTCGCCCTAGGTGCGCCTTATTAATTACCTGTCGCAGAGGTGTTTGGGGCTGCCCGGCGCCGGAGCAGGCGCGCCAATAGCACTGCCACGCCCACCGGTAGCCACAGCCACAGCAGTTCGCTCAGCAACGTAGCCACACCCCGCATCGAAATGAAGCCCGCTCCGATGGGCGACACGCGCACGGGCCGCCACGGCAAAAAGTACCGCTCGTTGCTGAACGGCGCCAGCAGCGCCACACCCAGGCCGCCGTTGGTGAGCATATCAAGCACCGGATGCGAGGCCGTAGCCACTGCAAACCAAGCCGCCAACGCCCAGCGCGGCTCCGGCCGGGTGCGCGGCCACGCAAAAAAGCCCATCAGCAGGCCCACCAGCGCGGCAAACACCAACGAGTGGGTAAAGCCGCGGTGCCCCCACATGCTTTCGTACGGAATACCGAGCCTGAAGGTAACGGCATCGAAATCGGGCAAGATGGCGCATAGCGCCGTAAGCCACCAGAAGCGGGCTGGCAACGGCCGCACATGCAGCGCCCGACCTAGGCCGGCAGCTACCGCAGCGTGGGAAAAGATAGTGGGCATGGTAGCTGCGAAGAAACCCGAAGCCCGGCAGTCCGCCAAATACCGCCTGCGCTTCCAACTGGCAGCGCCATAGGCCACAGAATGCGCACCTGGGCTCAAAGCGCGGTGGCGCCGCATGTAACCGGGCGTGTAACTTTACCTTTTCTGCACTGCTGAATCTCATGGAAAACGCCACGCCCGAGCCGGTTTATGCCATACCGACCTCTTATCGCCGCATGGAAAACCTGCACATCGTGTTCTGGCTGCTTAAGGACGTGAGCTGGTGCATGGTCTGGAAAACCCTCGGCATTGCCATGATATTTCCGACGCTGGCCATTGCCGCAATTATTGCCTGGCGCACCCGCCACCTAAAGTCGGAGCTGGCCCACAACTTGGCCATCGTGCTCTGGATTTCGGCCAACTCCTACTGGATGGTCAGCGAATTTTTCCATTTCGACGAGGTGCTTGTTGGCGGGCTGATTACCGGCAAACACCTGGCGCTGGTGCCTTTTACGCTGGGTTTGCTGGTGCTGGCCTACTACTACCTTTTCCTGAAGCCGCGCGAAGCCGACACACAGCCTGAGCAGGTAGCTACGCTGTAAGTCCACGCCTGCAACCGCCCAATCTGCTGTTGGCGAAGGCGCTGCGTAGCTCTTGGCACGTTTGCTGAATTGTCTCAATTTGTACGACACGCTCCCACGTTTGCATAGCTAACAAACGTCATGTACCCGCCCGGGCAAAAGCGCGTACTTGCCGGCATGACTCGTATCCTGCTCACGGGGGCCACCGGCAACGTAGGCGCCGCCACGCTCGCGCACCTGCTGCAAACTCCCAACGTAGCCAGTCGGCTGGTGGCTGCCGTGCGCCCTGGCGCGGCTGCCTCGCTGCCCGAGGGCGTAGCCACCGTTCCGCTCGATTTCACCGACCCCGCCACGTACCAGCCCGCGCTGCAAGGCATCGAGCGGCTGCTGCTGGTGCGCCCGCCCGAGCTGAGCGACGTGCGGCGCTATCTGCGGCCGTTTATCGAGCGGGCGCAGCTGAGCGGGGTGCGCCATGTGGTGTTTCTGTCGTTGCAGGGCGCGCAATACAACTGGTTTGCCCCGCACCACAAGGTAGAGGCCGATTTGCGCCGCTCGGGCATGGGCTGGACGATGCTGCGCCCCAGCTTTTTTATGCAGAACCTGAGCACCACGCACCGCTTCGACATCCGCGACAACCACCAGATTCTGCTGCCGGCGGGCCAGGGCCGCACGGCGTTTATCGATGTACGCGACATTGGCACCGTGGCGGCACGGGTGCTGCTGCAGCCCGGCGAGCTGCCCAACGCCGCCTACGAGCTAACCGGCGCCGAGGCCCTGACCTACGGCGAGGTGGCCGCCACGCTTACGCAGGTGCTGGGCCGCCCCATCCGCTACCGCGCAGCGGGCATCGGCGAGTTTCGGCAACACATGCTGGCCCACGGCTTTGCGCCGGCGTTTATCAACGTGATGATCGGTATTTACTCGGTAGCCCGCCTGGGCTTGGCCGCGCGGGTAACCAACACCACCGCCGAGCTGCTGGGCCGCGCCCCGATTACGTTCCGGCAATTTGCCCACGACTACCGAAGCAGCTGGCAATAGCGGCCCTAGGTGAGGCAAACGCCCTTAACCGCAGGCAGCCCGCCGGGGCGCCGCTACACGTACCACACGGTTTCGGGCCGAGCGGTTACGTGCACCGCGTCGCCCACGGCCAGCTGGTTGTCGGTGGTTCGGATGGTAACTGAGGCGCCGGCCAGCTCGGCCCGCAGCTCCTGGTAGCTGCCGTAGTAGGTTACTTCCGTAACGGTGCCTGCCAGCCCTTGGCCCGGCGCCACCAGTTGCAGGTTTTCGGGCCGCAGCAACAGGGCTTTGCGGTTGGGCCGCAGCCCTAGGTGCTGCGCAAAAGCTTTGTGCGCAGCACCCCGCAGCAGGTTGTAGCTCCCAAACAGCGCTGCCACGTACTCGCTGGCGGGCTGCCGATACACTTGCTGGGGCGTGCCGCGCTGCACTATGGCGCCGTGCTGCATCACCAGCATTTCGTCGGCCCACGAGAGGGTATCCAAGGGGTCGTGCGAAATGAGGGTGCAGGTAATGCCCAACCGCTCGCTGATGTCGCGGATTACGGCCTTGAGCGTGGTTTTGTGGCCGATATCGAGGTTGGAGAAGGGCTCATCGAGCAGCAGCAACCTAGGCGCACCTAGCAGCAGCTTGGCCAAGGCAATGCGCTGCCGCTCGCCGCCCGAAAGCTGGTTGGTTTTGCGCTTCAGCAAGTGGCTGATCTGGCACACCTCGTACAGCGTTTCGGCCTCGTCGGCGGGTAGGGTGTTGGCGTATTGCAGCACCTGCTCCACGCGCAAAAACTTGGGCAGCTCAAACTGCTGCGAGAGGTAGGCAATGCCTTTGTGCCCCGGAATCAGCTTTTCGTGCGGGTCCTCCACTCGCTGCCCTTCAAACCACACCTCGCCCGACTTAGGCGACACCAACCCGGCTATGGTTTGCAGCAAGGTGCTTTTGCCCGAGCCCGTTTCGCCGGCAATGGCCAGCTTCTGAAACCGCTGCTGCGTGAAGCTGATGTCGCGCAGGCCGAAGTTGCCTTCTTCCTGAAAGTTGATTTCCGAGACGCGCAGTAGATCCATTCGGCAAAGCTCGGGATAATAAGAGCATCAAGCCGTGTTGCCTTGCGCAGCTTACCGAAACCACCTAATGCCGACGCTCAAGTTTATTTCTTTATACCGTTGGCCTACCTGCTGGTAACTGACTGCACAAGTGTAGCGCGTTCTGAATAAAGTTGAAAGAATGCTCTGCCATTGCCATTGTTTCTGCCACCACCCAACCCGGCTCGTAAGCTCGAAATATTGCTTATGCAGTACTCCAAAACGATACTGACTCCCCACTTCCAATCCTGCACGAGTGTATCTGTATTCGCCATCAATAATGCGTGCCTCACCTAAGGCTAACCAGATGGGCAGCATGCGGTTGCCATAAGAGAAGTTGCCACCTAGGCTCAACCTTTCAAAGGCAAAAAGCGCTTTGTTGAGCTGAACATACTGATACTCTGCAGCTAAGTCGACATTGACATTGCAAGAGGCAATTAATTCGTCTATGCCGATTGTAGCAGAACGAACTATGCTGCTTCGTCCGGTTTGATACCCTAAGGCGATCCGCGCCGCTGGCTGCATGTAGCTGTTGTGTAGTAGATAAGGCCAGAATAAGGTGGCTTGTCCTCCAAAGGGAGTGTTTCGCACCCCCGAAACAAGTCTAGCTTCTACGTAGGGACGGTAGAAGTAATCTACTATGCACTCCACTCTCATGCGTACCGCTACGCTGTCGTGCGAATGCACCAACAAGCGCTGAGTTTGGTAACCAACAGAACGCACAACTATCGTGGCCGTGTCTTTTCCTATGTCTAACTGAAAAGCTCCTTTGTCATCAGTAGATGAGCCGGTTGTTGTGCCCGCAATGAGTATCTCTGCATTTTGAAGAGGATTACTCGTACTTCTTTCCAGCACAACTCCGCGCACAACACTTTGAGCAGAGCTTCCTAGCCAAGCAAACATTAGTACCAACAGCGCTAAGTAATGCCTCATTGAGTAGGTTGTTTGATTACTGGCTAGATGCGAGTCCTCTCGTTATTCCATAAACAAAACCGGCCGCTCCCACCTAGGGAAGCGGCCGGTTTGCTATGCAGCTATCCGCTCAGAATTACTTCTGCGACAGCGCGCTGGCTTCTGTCGACTGCTGCAGGCGAATCAGGTTGAGGGCCGAACCAGCCTTAAACCACTCGATCTGGCCCTCGTTGTAGGTGTGGTTCACCGTGATGAGGTCCGTGTCGCCGTCGGTGTGGTGCAGACGAATCTGCAGCGGCTTGCCGGGGGCAAACTCCGTCAGGCCGAGGATGTCGATGGTGTCGCCTTCCTCAATCAGGTCGTAATCGGCCTTATTGGCGAAGGTGAGGGCCAGCATGCCCTGCTTCTTCAGGTTGGTTTCGTGGATACGTGCGAACGACTTCACGATGATGGCGCGCACGCCCAGGTGGCGGGGCTCCATGGCCGCGTGCTCGCGCGACGAACCTTCGCCGTAGTTCTCGTCGCCTACTACCACCGTGCCGATGCCCATCGACTTGTAGTTGCGGGCCACTTGCGGTACCGAGTTGTAGGTTTCGCCCTGGCTCACGAAATCGCGCACCTTGTTGGCCTCGCTGTTGAAAGCGTTGATGGCCCCGATGAGCATGTTGTTCGAGATGTTGTCCAGGTGACCACGGTACTTCAGCCACGGACCGGCCATCGAGATGTGGTCGGTGGTGCACTTGCCTTGGGCCTTGATGAGCAGGCGCAGACCCATCAGGTCGGTGCCTTCCCAGGGCTTGAAGGGCTCGAGCAGTTCGAGGCGGTCGGAGTTCGGATCGACGATTACCTGCACGCCCATGCCGTTTTCGGCCGGGGCCTGGTAGCCAGCGTCCTCCACGGCGTAGCCTTGCGGCGGCATTTCGAGGCCACGGGGCTCATCCAGCTTCACTTGCTCGCCGTTTTTGTTGGTGAGCGTGTCGGTGAGCGGGTTGAAGGTCAGGTCGCCGGCAATAGCGAAAGCCGTCACGATTTCGGGCGAGGCCACGAACGCGTGCGTGTTCGGGTTGCCATCGTTGCGCTTAGCGAAGTTGCGGTTGAACGAGGTGATGATCGAGTTCTTGCGCTTGGGGTCGTCGGTGTGGCGGGCCCACTGGCCGATGCACGGACCGCAAGCGTTGGCCAACACCACGCCGCCCATCTGGGCGAAGGTGTCGAGCAGGCCGTCGCGCTGTACGGTGTAGCGTACCAGCTCCGAGCCCGGCGTTACCGTGAACTCGGCGTTTACCGTCAGGCCTTTGGTCACGGCCTGCTCGGCTACCGAAGCAGCACGGGTGATGTCTTCGTACGACGAGTTGGTGCACGAACCGATCAGACCAACCTCGAGGCGGGCGGGCCAGTTGTGCTCCTTAACGGCCGCAGCAAACTGCGAAATCGGCCAGGCAGCATCCGGAGTGAAGGGGCCGTTTACGTGCGGCTCCAACTCCGAGAGGTTAATCTCGATCAGCTGATCGTAGTACTTAGCCGGGTCGGCCAGTACTTCGTCGTCGGGGCGCAGGTGCTGGGCTACGCCGTTGGCCATGTCGGCAATTTCGGCGCGGCCGGTGCCACGCAGGTAGGTAGCCATCGACTCATCGTAGGCAAATACCGAGGTGGTGGCCCCGATTTCGGCGCCCATGTTGCAGATGGTTGCCTTACCTGTGCACGACATGTTTTCGGCACCCTCGCCGAAGTACTCCACGATAGCGCCGGTGCCGCCTTTTACGGTCAGGATACCAGCAACTTTCAGAATTACGTCTTTGGGGGCCGTCCAGCCGCTCAGCTTGCCGGTCAGCTTCACGCCGATCAGCTTCGGGAACTTCAGCTCCCACGCCATGCCAGCCATTACGTCAACGGCATCGGCACCACCTACGCCAATGGCAATCATGCCGAGGCCGCCAGCGTTGGGAGTGTGCGAGTCGGTGCCGATCATCATGCCGCCGGGGAAGGCGTAGTTCTCGAGCACCACTTGGTGAATAATGCCGGCGCCGGGCTTCCAGAAGCCGATGCCGTACTTGTTCGATACAGAGGCCAGGAAGTCGTAAACCTCCTTGTTCTCGTCGTTGGCTACGGCCAGGTCTTCGGCGGCGCCGTCGCGGGCCTGAATGAGGTGGTCGCAGTGCACGGTGGAGGGCACAGCCGTTTTGTCGCGGCCGGCTTGCATGAACTGCAGCAGGGCCATTTGGGCGGTGGCGTCCTGCATGGCTACGCGGTCGGGCGCGAAGTCAACGTACGATACGCCACGCTCAAAGCCCTGCGTGGGTGTACCGGCATACAAGTGGGCGTATAGGATTTTTTCGGCCAGCGTGAGGGGGCGGCCCACCACGCGGCGGGCAGCTTCTACTCGCTCGCCCAGACCGTTGTACACGGTCTTGATCATGTCCAGGTCAAACGCCATGGGATATCAGCGGGAAAAGGGTGACAAAACCAAGCCAAAGTTGGCAAGGCGCAAATATAGGCCCCACCACCCGGCAGACAAACTTTATATTCGCCCTCCGGTTGTACGCGGGTTTGGCGGCTACGTTGGGCTGCCAAGTGTACTTTTCGGGGGTCTATTGCGCCCATATTTATTTACAACAGATGACTTTTCGTTTCGTTTCGGGCCGCCTGCTTTTGGGCAGCGCCGCC
The sequence above is drawn from the Hymenobacter sp. YIM 151858-1 genome and encodes:
- a CDS encoding metal-dependent hydrolase: MPTIFSHAAVAAGLGRALHVRPLPARFWWLTALCAILPDFDAVTFRLGIPYESMWGHRGFTHSLVFAALVGLLMGFFAWPRTRPEPRWALAAWFAVATASHPVLDMLTNGGLGVALLAPFSNERYFLPWRPVRVSPIGAGFISMRGVATLLSELLWLWLPVGVAVLLARLLRRRAAPNTSATGN
- a CDS encoding aconitate hydratase; protein product: MAFDLDMIKTVYNGLGERVEAARRVVGRPLTLAEKILYAHLYAGTPTQGFERGVSYVDFAPDRVAMQDATAQMALLQFMQAGRDKTAVPSTVHCDHLIQARDGAAEDLAVANDENKEVYDFLASVSNKYGIGFWKPGAGIIHQVVLENYAFPGGMMIGTDSHTPNAGGLGMIAIGVGGADAVDVMAGMAWELKFPKLIGVKLTGKLSGWTAPKDVILKVAGILTVKGGTGAIVEYFGEGAENMSCTGKATICNMGAEIGATTSVFAYDESMATYLRGTGRAEIADMANGVAQHLRPDDEVLADPAKYYDQLIEINLSELEPHVNGPFTPDAAWPISQFAAAVKEHNWPARLEVGLIGSCTNSSYEDITRAASVAEQAVTKGLTVNAEFTVTPGSELVRYTVQRDGLLDTFAQMGGVVLANACGPCIGQWARHTDDPKRKNSIITSFNRNFAKRNDGNPNTHAFVASPEIVTAFAIAGDLTFNPLTDTLTNKNGEQVKLDEPRGLEMPPQGYAVEDAGYQAPAENGMGVQVIVDPNSDRLELLEPFKPWEGTDLMGLRLLIKAQGKCTTDHISMAGPWLKYRGHLDNISNNMLIGAINAFNSEANKVRDFVSQGETYNSVPQVARNYKSMGIGTVVVGDENYGEGSSREHAAMEPRHLGVRAIIVKSFARIHETNLKKQGMLALTFANKADYDLIEEGDTIDILGLTEFAPGKPLQIRLHHTDGDTDLITVNHTYNEGQIEWFKAGSALNLIRLQQSTEASALSQK
- a CDS encoding SDR family oxidoreductase; its protein translation is MTRILLTGATGNVGAATLAHLLQTPNVASRLVAAVRPGAAASLPEGVATVPLDFTDPATYQPALQGIERLLLVRPPELSDVRRYLRPFIERAQLSGVRHVVFLSLQGAQYNWFAPHHKVEADLRRSGMGWTMLRPSFFMQNLSTTHRFDIRDNHQILLPAGQGRTAFIDVRDIGTVAARVLLQPGELPNAAYELTGAEALTYGEVAATLTQVLGRPIRYRAAGIGEFRQHMLAHGFAPAFINVMIGIYSVARLGLAARVTNTTAELLGRAPITFRQFAHDYRSSWQ
- a CDS encoding LexA family protein is translated as MTRITPFSISTDWAGLTLPLFACVVPAGFPSPADDHLDAPLNLHELLFAHPASTFLARVTGDSMNGAGIRHNDIIAVDRALEPADGCIVVAVLDGEHTVKRLRREGTQTWLEPENPRYPIIRLHEGSELIVFGVVTHVIHAFREKRSRVLGQVNNLRRRA
- a CDS encoding carboxypeptidase-like regulatory domain-containing protein, whose amino-acid sequence is MRHYLALLVLMFAWLGSSAQSVVRGVVLERSTSNPLQNAEILIAGTTTGSSTDDKGAFQLDIGKDTATIVVRSVGYQTQRLLVHSHDSVAVRMRVECIVDYFYRPYVEARLVSGVRNTPFGGQATLFWPYLLHNSYMQPAARIALGYQTGRSSIVRSATIGIDELIASCNVNVDLAAEYQYVQLNKALFAFERLSLGGNFSYGNRMLPIWLALGEARIIDGEYRYTRAGLEVGSQYRFGVLHKQYFELTSRVGWWQKQWQWQSILSTLFRTRYTCAVSYQQVGQRYKEINLSVGIRWFR
- a CDS encoding ABC transporter ATP-binding protein, translated to MDLLRVSEINFQEEGNFGLRDISFTQQRFQKLAIAGETGSGKSTLLQTIAGLVSPKSGEVWFEGQRVEDPHEKLIPGHKGIAYLSQQFELPKFLRVEQVLQYANTLPADEAETLYEVCQISHLLKRKTNQLSGGERQRIALAKLLLGAPRLLLLDEPFSNLDIGHKTTLKAVIRDISERLGITCTLISHDPLDTLSWADEMLVMQHGAIVQRGTPQQVYRQPASEYVAALFGSYNLLRGAAHKAFAQHLGLRPNRKALLLRPENLQLVAPGQGLAGTVTEVTYYGSYQELRAELAGASVTIRTTDNQLAVGDAVHVTARPETVWYV